tttatcttttatatgattcgtatttttttaatcatataattattaaatttataagcaaaaaaaatattcatcaaAAATAAGAATTTATCAAAgataatatacaataaaataattatatatacaattttttttcgtcaTTCATCATATtcctttatatttaaaaaatttctaATCCCATTTTCAAtgaaagtaaaataaaagataaagaaaataattaccCATATACATTATATGTTAATTCGTTGTACATGTTTAATAAGTTCATTCTTCTCAATAAGCTTGTTACTTATCTCATTACATTTTACTATTACTAAGTTAtgtcatatattattttttttttcttaatttcCAGTGAGTCTAGTATGCAAAAATTGTCAAAGCTCAGATATCGAAACGAATGAAGGTCAAGGTGAAATTATTTGTCTACGATGTGGTTCCGTTTTagaggaaaataaaattgtagaGTCCCTCGAATTTGTCGAGAATAACAATGGGGCTATTTCAATGGTATgctttcaaaaaaaaagcaaagaaatatataccttataaatttaatttctaTTTATATAGATTCATACTTGATGATTTCACTTTTTTTCACAACTCAGGTTGGGCAATTCATTCCATCCAGTGGAACGAAGTCCTTTATATTGTCTTGGGGAATAAGAGAAAGTCGCGAAATATCGCTACAAAAaggatatataaatatacagaAGATAGCAGATAATTTGCATTTATCAAGTCAACATATAGAAGCTGCACaaagaatatatttgatgGCATTACAACGTAATTTTACTATGGGTCgaaataattcatatgTTGCTGCTTCTTgtttatatacaatttgtAGAAGAGAAAAATCACCTATAATGCTAATCGATTTTAGTGACATATTACAAACACCTGTAAAACCATTGggaaaaacatttttaaaattattaaggCTTCTACATATTAGTGTACCAAATATTGAtccatcattatttttagaaagatttgcatataaacttaatttaaaaaatgatatatataaagtaaCATATACCGGAATAAAACTAATTCAAGCTATGACTAGAGATTGGATAAGTACAGGTAGAAGACCAACAGGTTTATGTGGTGCTTCACTTCTAATAGCTACAAGAATACATGGTATAACAATTAACTCTAATACTATTGCTGAAGTTGTTAGAATATCTAATCCTACTATTATTAAACgtttatatgaatttaaaaatactaaTATAGCTAAAATTAAAGCAAGtgaatttgataaaatatctATTGATGATATACCATCAAGTTCAATACCCCCTTGTGTTATTtctgataataaaaaaaaaattaaatacaatcttttacaaaaaaataaaacctTATCATTATGTGATAGTGAAGAACAATATGCATTATGTTCAAATTCTATATGTTCTgtagaaaattatgaaaaaaatataaattcacaaaatattaatgcTAGTTcttattttgataataatagtacAAAATGTATAAGTGATCAAGAATTGGatcataataaattttttaatacaacTCAGAGTGGTATTATTAATTCATCAAATGAAGTAGAATATTGTACTTCAACAATCACAGCTTCTTCTTCTATTATTgatgataaagaaaaatatcaaGATGGggatacaaataaaattaataaaaattgtaaggaaaagaaaaatgacaaaaatgaagaacATATACGATCATCAagtaatgaaataaatttagatGAAATTTGTAATGATAATCCTGAGGGAAATGATATAGATAATTTAGcctttaaaattattaacactattgatattgaaaaaaattctgaatttttaaaaataagtaatACTTCTTTATTAAACGAATTAGgtgctttaaaaaatggtcATACTAAATATGACACCTCTAATAAAGAaccaaataaaatgaaCTTACAAAATCAGGATATACAAAAGAATACCCAAAATATGATGGACTCTTCAAAATTGCAATCAGCCAATTTAACAAATAGCGAAACTTCCACTAGTGCACTTGTTGATAACAATGAGAATgatgaatataatgaaacaaAAGAGAGTACCGAacaaaagtataaaaataccAGCAATTTTGATAtcataaatgataataatttaagacaaaataataaagcaCTAGACAATAGTACCTATTGTACAACCTTAAAGCAAACTGTTAATAGCGAATTAAGTAATGctataaatgatataaatgacgaattcaatttatttgataataatgcaATTAGTAAAAATTCAAGTAATACGACATCAGGCTTAAGCAAAATGAATgatgttaataatatattaaccGATTTTAATTacttttttgaaaataattcaaatacaATTAATGATCAGTCAGCtaattttgatataaattCAGATGACTCGgaacaaataaatgatgaaaCAATAAGTGATAGTTATGATAgtgaaattgaaaatattattttatcagaaaaagaaagaaaaattaaaatgttaATTTGGGATGATGTGATGAAAGGATGTATGCCAAATATATccaaaaatatgaaaagacaaaaaaaacgacAAAATACggatattaataattcaaaaaataaaatacctaataataaacaaaatgttGATAATCCTCAAGATCAGTTATCAACAGGAGATTCTGTGATAAAGGCTTTGGAAAAATCCAATAAACTCTTgcctaaaaaaattaattatgaCGTATTAAAATCACTTTTTTcgtcataaaaaaaaacaattttttaacattcTTTTTTGGTAACATATTGCAATATATATCTCTTTTCATTTAACGCTTGCCCGTCATTtgaatgcatatatatgcaattgTTTATAGAATTGCACGCACCATTTAGCATTTCTATAGTATgtttttgtgttttttaCCTTGCTGTGCATAATTTTGCATTAATATTAagaatttatatgatatatttatgacaTGTACATACGAATTTGtgcttaataaaaaaaatgtatagaTTTATTATGACCATTTTATGTTCACactattttcttttattgcATGTGCatgcattattttgttatatgtTTATCCAATTAGTGTATAGATTTTCCTAtttagtatttttattttg
This region of Plasmodium chabaudi chabaudi strain AS genome assembly, chromosome: 13 genomic DNA includes:
- a CDS encoding transcription factor IIIb subunit, putative, with the protein product MVGQFIPSSGTKSFILSWGIRESREISLQKGYINIQKIADNLHLSSQHIEAAQRIYLMALQRNFTMGRNNSYVAASCLYTICRREKSPIMLIDFSDILQTPVKPLGKTFLKLLRLLHISVPNIDPSLFLERFAYKLNLKNDIYKVTYTGIKLIQAMTRDWISTGRRPTGLCGASLLIATRIHGITINSNTIAEVVRISNPTIIKRLYEFKNTNIAKIKASEFDKISIDDIPSSSIPPCVISDNKKKIKYNLLQKNKTLSLCDSEEQYALCSNSICSVENYEKNINSQNINASSYFDNNSTKCISDQELDHNKFFNTTQSGIINSSNEVEYCTSTITASSSIIDDKEKYQDGDTNKINKNCKEKKNDKNEEHIRSSSNEINLDEICNDNPEGNDIDNLAFKIINTIDIEKNSEFLKISNTSLLNELGALKNGHTKYDTSNKEPNKMNLQNQDIQKNTQNMMDSSKLQSANLTNSETSTSALVDNNENDEYNETKESTEQKYKNTSNFDIINDNNLRQNNKALDNSTYCTTLKQTVNSELSNAINDINDEFNLFDNNAISKNSSNTTSGLSKMNDVNNILTDFNYFFENNSNTINDQSANFDINSDDSEQINDETISDSYDSEIENIILSEKERKIKMLIWDDVMKGCMPNISKNMKRQKKRQNTDINNSKNKIPNNKQNVDNPQDQLSTGDSVIKALEKSNKLLPKKINYDVLKSLFSS